The following DNA comes from Acidobacteriota bacterium.
CGCCATGCCGATCTCGTAGCGTAGCACGCCCGCGTGCTATTCTGCTTTCGAGGGGCGGTCCGCCACCGGCGACGCCGCGGGCGGCCCCGCGCCTGCCGTACGGCAGGCCGCCCGCGGGAATCTCCCGCTGCCTCATCGAAGCGAAGCAAGCCATGACCGCCACCGCCGACCTGCTGACGCGCGACCTCGCCCATCTCATCCACCCGCTGCACGAGGAGCCCCTGCACCGTGACGCTCGCGTGTGGGTGAAGGGCAACGGCGCGATCCTCACCGACGCCGACGGGCGCGAGTACATCGACGGGCTCGCCGGGCTCTGGAACGTCACGGCCGGGCACGGCCGCACGGAGCTGGCCGACGCAATGCGCGAGCAGGCGGCCGAGCTGGCCTACGTATCCGGCTACGCCGGCAGCTCCAACCCGCGCGCCATCGAGCTGGCCGAACGGCTCTCCGCGCTCTGCTACCCGTCGATCAACCGCTTCTTCTTCACCAGCGGCGGCGGCGAGGCGACCGACAGCAGCATCAAGATGGCGCGGGCCTTCTGGAAGCTGTGCGGCCGGCCGGACAAGACGAAGGTGATCTCCCGGATCAACGGCTACCACGGGGTCACCCTGGCCGCGATGAGCGCCACCGGGCTGAGCCGCTACTGGCCGTTGTTCGAGCCTCGGGTTCCGGGCTTCTCGCACATCCCCGCCCCCGACCCGTACCGCTACGAGGCGCCGCCCGGCGAGAGCCAGGGGGTGGCCGCGGCGAACGAACTCGAACGGGCCATACTGCGCGAGGGTCCCGACACGGTAGCGATGTTCATCGCCGAGCCGGTGCAGGGCGCCGGCGGCGTCATCGTCCCGCCGGACGATTACTTCCCGCGTATCCGCGCGATCTGCGACCGCT
Coding sequences within:
- a CDS encoding aspartate aminotransferase family protein, with the protein product MTATADLLTRDLAHLIHPLHEEPLHRDARVWVKGNGAILTDADGREYIDGLAGLWNVTAGHGRTELADAMREQAAELAYVSGYAGSSNPRAIELAERLSALCYPSINRFFFTSGGGEATDSSIKMARAFWKLCGRPDKTKVISRINGYHGVTLAAMSATGLSRYWPLFEPRVPGFSHIPAPDPYRYEAPPGESQGVAAANELERAILREGPDTVAMFIAEPVQGAGGVIVPPDDYFPRIRAICDRYDVLLVADEVITGFGRTGRLFALDHWGVEPDIVQFAKAITSGYFPFGGIGISDRVAATLDEGGEPWMHAYTYSAHPVGCAVALRTLRIIEDEQFPEQAAVKGDELLARLQMALADHPHVGNIRGKGLMCAVELVEDRATKRSFPVDRGIGAAVLRASIERGLVSRVKADTYVLAPPMVITSTQIERTIDVLTDAIRAVLD